The segment actccccagGTGCCTGTCAGCAGGCACGTGGGAGgacagaccaacccccaccgcgctacagcctcctttaagatacctgtagagagcaataaggttgcccctgaacctccttttctccaggctgaacaagcgcagctccctcagccgctcctcgtaggacttgttctccagacccctcaccagcttcgtcgcccttctctggacttgagattaaagcaatcagcattatgacaagtaaCTATTAAGCAGAtctaatacttataccaattttagtttaacactctctggtcagatctgccgttatctcaacctttcagGCCCCATGTTGGGCGCCCAAAAgactgtcatggtttaacccagctggcagctaaataccacacagacgttcgctcaccctcccccctccctctctgggacgggggagagaaatggaaagtgaagcccgtgggttgagataaagacagtttaataagacaggaaaataataatactaataataacaacaataaaaataatacaatggtgataatagttctactactaataatgtgtacaaacaagtgatgcacaatgcaattgctcaccacccgctgaccaatgcccagcctaaccccaagcagtctgGCCCCACTCCCCCGGCTGGCCACCCCTacatattgtttagcatgatgtcagatgggatggaatacccctttggctagtttgggtcacctgtcctggctctgtcccctcccagctcttactgcacccccagccggcccgttggcaggacagagcaagaagctgagatgtccttggcttggtataagcactgctctgcaacaattaaaacatcggggtgttatcagcactcttctcatcctaagccagaacacagcattctaccagctactaggaagaaaattaaatctgttctaactgaaaccaggacaggggCACACAAGTATCTCATTGGAGATGGGAAGCATCTCCCTTGGAACCCCAGAGCTTCTGCAGGGGGCAGGAGCCCCTCCCTGGGTCACTCAAGTATGTCAGCAGGGCACCCAAGCATATCCCCAGGGGACGTAAGCATTTTCCTGGTGGACCCATGCATCTCCTATTGGCACTCAAGCATCTCACTGTGGATGCACTGAAAAATTCTCCCACACCACAAAAACATCTCCTTGGAGAAGTTAGGATTCTACCTAGAGCACCAAATCATCTCCCTTGGGCACCCAAGTACATCCTTCAAGTATCTCCTGTTGCATCCCAGAACCTCTTTGCGTTACCCAAAAGCATTTCCCCTTAGAAAAGAAGCATCTCCTTGGAGGGAGGACCCAAGCACCTCCCTGGGAAAGAGCAGCATCATCTGTGGGCATCCAACTGTGTAAAAGGGGCACCCAAGAACATCCTTGTATCACCCAGGCATCTCCCTAAGGTAAACCAGCACGAGGCAGCCAAACACCTTGCTGGAGAAcgcaatcacctcccttgaagACCAAGGATCTCCCTGGTGTACCCAAGCATTTTCCTAGGGCACGCTGGCATCTCCTCAGGGCATCCAAGCACCTTGCAGGAGCACACCATCTTCTCCTGGAGGCACACAAGAACATGCCCAGAGTGCCCAAGCCTAGATTTGGGGCAAGGAAGCACAACACAGGGGCACCCCGGCATGTCTCTGGAGCATGCAAGCATCTCCTTTGTGCAATGTAACAGCTCCTCAAGGTACGCAAGCACGACGTCCAAGGGCATCCAGGCATTTTCCTGGGGACCCGCAGCACTTCCCTGTGGTCCACAAACACCTCCCAGGGGGACACGAGTTTGTTTCCAGTGAACCGGTGCTTCTCATCTGAGGAAACATGTATCTCCCCAAAGCACCCAAACATCGTTCTCTTTGTTCCTGTCAATAACAAACTCCAGCAGTGAGAATCGAAAACAAACGAGAAACACCTTCCTCGCTTACACActcttctacctccttcccACAAGCAGCACAGGAGAATGGGGAAGGGGGGCCCAGGcctcctgctccactgtgggctgctctccacaggcagcagctccactCCAGAGTCTGCTTCTGTGGGGCCTCTCCATGgactgcagcctccttcaggacagatccacctcctcctccatgggctcctcTGGCGGCGAGTCCTTTTTGGAGCCCTCTGGGGATGGTCCTCGCTTGCCTTGCAGCATCccctgggctcttctcacacaagctgcccctgcagaacCCCCCTATCAAAACCTGGCCACATAAGACAAATACTGAAGGATACCAAGGGACTGGTCGTGTAGTTGCAGTTTTATTCAGAGAGATCTTCCCCAGGGAAGCTTTGCGGCTCCCTATCTTTTCACGGCCAGCAGCGCAGTGCTTTTAGCCTAGCCCATCTTGATGCGGGTTGCTGCTGTACTTGACGTTGCAGGATCTCTATGGTCCCAGCTGCCAGGATACGGATCGATGGATGGGTGTCACATTGCATTCGGAGGACTGCGACAGAAAGACACAGAGCAGAGATGCAACCTGTTGACCTACAGAGACCATCCAGCATCACTCTGGACCATGCCAACCCCATCATATACTTCTAGGGCCAGCAGGAACAGGTCCGGCTAGCATGTCCCTTTGCCCCTGCAGCATTTCCCTGGAGCAGGACAAGGCTGCAGACTGCATGGGCTCTGCCCCCTGTCACTTggtcccagcacccccagcactgccctcaCTCACAGGTGATGATCACATGCAGGTCTTCTTTGTCTAGGTCCCTGGAGTGCATTGCAGCAAACGCTAGGAAAAGAGCACCAGTCAgatcctgctccccatcacaGCCCCTGGTATAGACaggcgctgccccccgcccccagcccccctgcaaGCACAGTGCCCAAGGAGGAACCTGAGCAAGGCACACCCCAGGCCCACCTGCatgggcagggggctgagggaggcACAGGGCTCCTGGGGGTACAATCAGGGGCTTCAGGGCCCACAGGGCTGGGCCTTGCTGCCACGGAAGGGCCCAGACAGGGAAGCAGGGCCTTGGCTCACCGACGAATTTGACAGCCATCTGTCGCAAGCTGGTCTGATCATCCCACAGGTAtggcaggctctgctgcaggtatcCTTCCACCCTGCTCCTCTTCTGCTTGAGCTGGAGAAAGAACAAGGGCACAGAGCTCACAGAccctccccagccagccagACAActccctcctgccagcaccccccttcccctttcccccaggccatccccagctcccagccaggagctctgtggggctgaggTTTGGAAAGAGTTAGGAGACCGTTCTGTCCCGCTGCCAAGGCCCAGATGGGCTAGGGTCTCCTCCCGCATCCtgggggtggggaaggcagaggggcctgcagaagagcccttggggctctgtgctggagggAACGGAGCCACGATGCAGCTGCAGGCGGGGGActctgggctggagcagcctgggCATGTCAGACAGGCTTGTCCATATGGGGCCTGGGGCTGTGTGGTTCTCCTTACCAAGTACTCCCCAATCTTCCAGATGTCCTCAGTCTGAGCCAGCTGCTCAAGCTGTTTCCACTTCAGGAACTTTGCACAAGCAAGTAGGATTACTGCAGAGACCTGtggagaagcagaggcagggagatgGCACCGCACACACATACCTAAAGTGTCTGATTGCCTGCTGCCCTGGCCCCCCCATGCCCGGAATACCCCTCTGGTGTCAGCACACCCAGTGCCCACGTCAATGGCCAGGTCTGAAATCTGTACCTTGGCCACACTCTCAGTGTTGTCACTCATCCGGAAAAGCAGTGGAATAATGGCCCTGTGCACCgtcttcttcatttctccttttttccaccACAGCACAGACTCCATCAAGTCTTTGAAGAGGAGCATGGAGCATTCTCGCACCTCACTGGACACCTGTTAGGGAGGGCAAAAGGAGGATTTCACCAACTGCCAGCCTCCCCCTGTCCATGGGGAGCAAGGGCCGTAGGGTGGCTGATGTGAAGGGTGAAGCCTCATGTTTGGAACAAAGGAGCTGGAGGCCTGCACAAGGCAAAGCAACAGGTTTCCTGCTCGGGGTGCCTGTACCATGGAGTGTGCTACAAGCCAGCCCATTTTTGCTAGTAGCTGCACCAGCCATGTCAAAGCAGAGCTCCCCTGGGAAAGGGCTTCGGTAAGGCTTCTGGGGCACACTCTGTCTCCTCAGcttctgcctttctgcctcAGCACAGGGAACTTTTGGCTCTGCTGAGTTGGATACCTGACAGCAAGAAGCTCTGCTGGACTGCAGAGCCCAGAAGACAGCCCACCATAacccagaggagcagagggaggagaaggcCTTGCCCGAGTGCTGCCCACAGGCCTGGACCAAAGGGCAATGCCATTTCAGGGTGCCCGTCTGCGGGGCTCAGTCACCAACAGCAGTCTTACATCGTTAAACAGAGGCAGGAGTCTCCCAGCCAGTGTCAGAGCGATGGGGCTGGCCTCCTTCTTCTCCAGATGACGAATCACATTTTTGAAGATAGTCAGGGCCTTCATGTTGATGTGCGTGTTTTCATACTGCAGAGTCTCCATGACTTCTGGCAGCAGGACCTGCACGTCCGTCACCTGTACAGAAAGACACCGTATGTTTTTAGTCAAGAGGTGGACAGCCACCCTGGCCAGGATGCTCTGGTTCCAGagcaccagcctcctgctcacTTCCTGGCAGCTGCCATGGGAATCTCACCAGCAACCTTCCATCAGGCAATGGCCACGAATGTGGTGATTAAGTAGCTGGGAGAGCAGGGCATGGGGAAGGGAGGTGATGAGAGCAAGGGCTCCGTTTCTCCCCCTTAGTCACCTGCTTTGCACATGTCCCCCAGGGAATCCATCTGGAAAGCTCCTGGGACGCTGCACAGGCAGCCACCAGGCCCCACCGCCACCATCACCCCACCTCCTGACTCCCAGCTAATGACAAGCCATGGTGTTGCCTCCTgtcccagcaccaggctgccaaCAGGGCTTTGTTTGGCAAAGTCCGACTCACCATCTGAGATGTCTCCGACAGCATGACGAGGGCTCTGAGCACCAGCCAGAGGATCGGCAGGCTGTTAAGACTCAGAAGCGTCAGGAGCTTTTTTGGGTCACGTAAATTCGATAGTACATGTTCAGTTGGATGCATCATCTGAAAAGACCACAGCCGTGAGAGAtgggcagagcctgcagcatgCCCATCACCacgcagctcctggctcccctgGCAGCTCAGGGCAGGGTGCGGGGGACATGCACCCAGGTGCCTGTCCAGATGCTCATCCTGgggcagctgtgcctgcagaagaaaacagggcccctctgtgccctgtgcatggcaccacgcggcaccttttctttgcctgctcctcctgccctctggCTGTCCGCAGCCTCTTGCTGCCATGCCTCTGAGGAGCAACAGAGCAGCATGAACTGGCACAAAGCAGGCTACAGGTGCTACTTGTCCCTGGCCTCACAGCCTGCCCAGGCTGTGCAAAGACCACGGCTCTgtcccagcctcagccattgCTGTGATAATACCCCTGgccctgccactgctgcaggtTTCCATTCTGAAGGGCAAGGTAGGGGGATGCCGGAGATGGAGAAAAGTGAGCACTGCCTGTAAAGGGGTAGGCTTCGTCTTTGTGCACAGGGACCCCGTATGGCTGATGTAggggggctggtgctggccctAAGGGGCTGTGTCTATGAGTCCTGGAAGAGGCGACAGGTTGGGGAagatggggcagggagaggactGTGCCTCTCCCGGAGGAGCGCACACAGCCCTGAAGAGGAGCAAGGTGTGTTCTCTGGTTACTCACAGTGAACTTAAGAAGGCTGGTGTGCACAGGCTGGGCTTGCAGAGACCTGCACACCCGTTTGTCCTCGAGAACATTCTGTAGCTCCTCCAAGATCTTCTCTGAAGTCATTGGAAAGGAAAGCATCACCTTCCACATGTCCAGCGTAGTGCTGCAAGCCCAGAACACTCTGTtggcagggctgccctggcCACAAAGCTGTGACCCAGACAAGCCCCGCAGGTCCCAGGCtatcctgcagccctggccctgACCCGCTGTGTGCTTAGGGAGCTGTTGGGGTGGTACCTGTCAAGTGGCGGAAGGTTGGTCAGCACGCTTAAGAGAGCTTCCCTGGGAAACTGGTTAGTCAGTGCCTTCAGTACTAAGAAGAAGCTCTGCCGGAGTAAAGATGTGCTGTCGCTCCTTTTCAGGTTTTCATGGAGGAATCTCAGAATCCTTTCCACCTGGAAGGGACACAGGAGAGAATGTGGCTGCCGCTGGACTGCAGCCAGTTGCCCAGCTGCCACTGGAACTGCTGCTGGGTATGAGAGGCAGGATGTGAGCAAGGGatgaaagggctcaagggcagGGCAATCCACTGCTTACATCCATCAGCCAGGAGGCAGATTCTCTCGCGGCCACTTCCAGCGTGAACTTGGCCCACTGATTCTTGTTGTCGTCGATGCAGCAGTCTCTAATGGTCTCAAGTGTCCTGAGGACAATGGTTGTCCTCTGAGAAGACTGGAAGTATTTTCCAATTGGCTatggaaggaaacaaaggatgaaagggaggaagggagaagggaagggagggaggaaagacagGACACAATAAGTcagagagcagcacctggggagggaagatcagggggaaggagaaagaaagacccTCCCttcagggcagagctgtgctgacgGCCCCCACCTGTGGCCAGCTTTGCCTCACAGGCACccctgagctgcaggctgccctggAACATAGGGAAGGGCAGACGGCCTGGCTGGAGGGTGCCTGTGTCCTTACCTCGTGATGAAAACGGGTAGAAATGAAACCAATCAGCCTCCAGATCCTCTCCGTGGCTCTCTCCTTTCCAACTTTGTTCTGAGAGCTCGTGAAGCatagcagcacctgcaggaagcAAAGCTGCTGGTGTGCTCTGGGAGCTGAcaactgctccagcagaagcagcactgctgaactCCTGGCTGGAGTCACAACGTTCATTAGGGATTCCCAGAGCTGGAGCAAAGCCCTCAGTGGGTCACTGAGCCATGGGGTCCCTTCACACAAATCCCAAGGCCAACCCCGTAGCCAGGCAAGTAGGCAGATGCCATCCCAGGGAAGGCCTATCCCCCAGAACACAGTTCTCTGTCCCCTCTCCATGAAGGCTGGCTTTTGGagcagtgtcctggtttcagctaggatagagttaattttcctcctcctagctggtgtggtgctgtgttttgcatttaggctgagaataatgttgataacacgctgatgttttaattgtcgcagagcagtgcttacactaagccaaggactttgcAGCTTCgcgctctgtcctgccagcgggcaggctgggggtgcagcaggagctgggaggggacagagccaggacagctgacccaaagtggccaaaggggaattccatcccatctggcGTTATGCTGAACAATTATagggggggctggctggggtggggggagcggGTGCTCAGGGATAGTCTGGGCATTGGTTAGCAGGTGggaagcaattgcattgtgtattattagtagtactataatcattattatgattattttcccttcttttctgtcctaataaactggctttatctcaaccctctggccaggttaaaccactgCAGGCAGAAATGGCCTGGGTTTATGCAGTGCCACAGGGATACGTCTACTTGGAGGACAGGAGAACAGAGTTTCGGGGCTGGGCTCCTGTGCAGGATGGGCAGGTCCCAGGAGAACTCTACCCCATTCACACCTGGCAAGGAAAACACAGGGGACAAGGAAAGCAGGGCGATAGCTCCAGATGCTGCCAGTGTGGTGCACAAGGGCATGGCTCAAATTCTCTCAAATCCACCACTGCTTTGGTGCAAGGAGAGCTCTGTGGGCAGAGGAGGCCCAGGAGTGCTGCGGGGAAGCTGTGCTGTGACACAGGAAGGACGTGTGGAGGGCAAGGGATGTTGACAGCAGCCAGGGGACACCGGGGCCCTAGAAGAGCTTGGTGGACAGACCCTGGCTCCCCTGAGTGTGCTGGGCACAGGCCTGGCAAGCGCTATGGTCTGTGTGCATGGCACAGGGGGCACTCTTCACTGTTATATGTCACCTCATTCTAGGGTGAGGAACAGCCACTGTGAAAACTACCAACCTGCAAGATCCTGTACAAATTCTCCGGgaagctggaggcaggaggtCTGATCAGCAACGTCTGCAGCATGATGTCCATACTTTTCAGGGTCTGCAAGAAGGACAAATCTTTGTGTTGTCAGGCTTTCAGTGGTCCTTCACAGCTCTAAGAGAATGTGCTAAACTCCCCCTTGTACTGGGTTTACATAGCACGGTTTTGGGggtctgcaggggtggcctctgtgagtaGGAGAAGCAGGAGCAGTTGGTTTGGGGGCATCTGCTACCTATGGGAGACACATGTTGGAACAGTTTGCTCCCGacagatggaccccatggtacggagccATATTGGAGCAGTTTTTGAAGAGCTGCTACCTGTGGGACGCCCACACAGGATCACTTTgtgaaggatggcatcctgtgggagggaccccacatcAGAGAAGGGGCAGAGGGATaccgtgaaggagcagtggagacaaagtggagactgactgcaacccccattcccccgctcctctgggggggggaggacgtagaagagggtggatgggggaaggcATTTCCGGGTTTTTTTGAGttactgctctagcttgttagaaataggtaatacattttattaatcttcctaCTCTGAGCCCGTTTTGCCCTTGATGATAGTTGTTGAGGGATGTCCCTTTCCTTAgttcaacccttgagccctttccatcgtattttctccACTTTTCCCTTTGTGGAGAGgaaatgagagagcagttgtggtggaacTCAGATGCCCTGCAGGGTAAAACCATCACATTCCTTACTGCCAAGGAAggacagctgcagctctgcGCGCTGCCCGGTGGAGGCCTCAGGGCAGAAAAGGTGCTGTGTGCAGACCAGGCCTCAAGCGCTGGATACAGCCAGGCAGACGGAAAGGGTGAGAGGGATGTGATGGGGTGAAGCAAGGCTGAGACCCTGCCCAGCAAGGATCTTCAGCCATCTGTAAATACAGGCAAGCCAGGAGGTAGCTCAAAGAGATATGGGGGCTCCTGTAGCTCACCCAGCACGTACCACATCGTAGAGGCAAATGTCCAGTTCCTCTTTCGGAGGAAGAAAGAACACGCTCTTGAAGGATGCAAGTAACAGAGACATCATTTCATCCTCCAGCACCACCTTCACTGTGCTGCAAAGAGAGGGACACTGGTGTTGGCAGCAGTGCCTCCATGACAAAGGGAGGAAGACACAGACCTCCCATGGGCAGAACTCcaagggagggatggggagccCTGCTGGGATCAGTGTCCTTCTCCATGAGGCTGGCCGGGGCAAGAGGGTAGTCCTCAGACCTCCCAGCAGAGAGCTTCAGTACTCCCTTTGTCCTCTGGACAAGCCCTGAGCAGGGGAGAGCAGAGGCGCTGCCTGGATGGCGAATGCCTCCTTGCCAGGGTCAGATCTGCCAGGACCATGCGCTAGGGATATGCCAGCTGAGCCAAGGACAGGGCACATACCTCAAGGCAGAGATAGCAAGCATGGCTTGCTGCCGCACCACTGTGCACAGCTTGTCCCTGGGCTCCTCgtccagcagcacctgcagagcaAAACCGGGATGGGACCTGGCAGCCGTTGATACCCAAcgccagcagagccagcactgctgggcaGGACGAGAGGAGccctggggtccccagcccagcaccggCACCCAGAGTGCCCCCTGCACCTTCCAACACTGAGGTCCCAGCAGCATCCACAATCTCACAGGGAGCAACTCAACATCCATGCATTTTGTCCCCAGTCACCCCTGCCCAATGCCCAGGGAGCCTCGccaccttccccagcctgccagACGTCCCCTCACCTGGATGTTTGCTGCCAGCTTATTTTCACGGCAGAAGGTGTCCAGGCCCTCTAACAAGCCCTTCTCTTGTGCGGTTGTGAACACAGTGACGATATTCCTCAGGAACATAATCTTCTGCACATCATCCTGGCAGCCACAGAGATACCAAGAGGGAGCGTGAGGGGAgagccacagccagcaggaccgCAGCACTGTGGGGTGCGGAGCTGTGTGGGACGCCtggagggcagcagctctgcccagccagcagccctccagcagcctggcagcagagctggggcacgGCCAGGACATGCAGGCACAGCCGCCATGGAAAGGGTTGCTCTTaccctttctttgtttttgatgtAGACCTTGATGAAGTCCacagcttcctcttcctcttcgtATACAGGTAGCCAGCTATCATCTAAGACAGAAGGAGAGCAAGGATTACTGTAGAGGGGCTTCAGGATGAAGCAAGGGAAGGGGGCACTGGCTTCAAGCAGGGGGCACggctggccccagccctgcccaccccagcGTAGACCCTCACTCACCAGACTGCAGCGGCTCCACCTCGCACACCTCAAAGGGCTCCAATACAGAGCTGCTCTCATCGGAGCTCTCACTCGCTTCCCAGGCCACCCTGGGGCGGCTGGGGGATCTCTCCTCCATTGCGAGTGATGAGAGAGTCAGGAGGGGGCAGGCTCAGGACAGCCACAGGCAGTGCGGAAAGACGTGGGCTGCACTTGGGGGCACCTCACCAGTCCCACTCGCTCCTGTCCTATCCCCTCGCTGTCCTGACGGACACTGGAGGGGCCGTTGTGCCAGCACCGGCTATTGCCAGATGACACTGGCCTGTGTCACAAAGGGTCCTCCTGTGATGTCATGCCCCCggctgggtgatgctggctCAGGGCCCTCCCTTGTTCTCAgctcttctcagggctgctcttgcatgcaggcccaggaaatggccccataaattttaatattgtcTTGCAGTTGATGCTATTTTTTTAGGAGCCAAGGAAAATGGGAGAAGTTAATGCACTCTCAAGGGTTTTACATCTTACTGCGATCAAAAGATCCAAGCTGATTGCGGGCTGAGTAGTGATCATATCATGACATGCATTCAACCGAAATCTAAAGAGAGGACCGAGCTTCATTATCTCCCCTATATGAAAAATGATGCAACTGATTCATGAATATTATTCTCCTTAGggccatttaaaaagaaaaaaaatccgtatatttcatttgtaaaaatatttgcagtaaagATCTGTGTACTTAAATAATTCTATTTCATGAGGACATAAACCTTTAGTTCTATAAAGAACTTTTAGTTCTTTAGTGTTATTTCATGCTGCTTACGTTCTGGAAGAGGTTACATTTTAAATACCTGCTTTCTGAACCGAGTTATATAGCACATTACTTACTGTATGTGTTTcctgtcgtgttgtttatcaCTTCTGGGGGTTGgtaccttttcattttttcccctatagttaaattgtttagttaataataatctttccctaatattttttcccctttaattaaattatccttatctcaacccgtgagttgttccatactttacttcttcccctcctcctctaGGGacggggagtgagagagtggttgtggtatTTAGCTGCCTAGcgcagtaaaaccaccacagtccaTTTTGGCGCCTAACGTGGGGTtcaaagggttgagataaaagAACTGATTAAAACACTTACAACTAGCACACTTACTTGCTAGTCACCATGTTCAGTGTCATGTTAATATTGGCTTGTTTGATCATATGTCATGCAATCTGTGTCATGTTCTCATTTCTCCTCTATATCCAATCTGAGAAtgtgctacaatctgtg is part of the Anas acuta chromosome W, bAnaAcu1.1, whole genome shotgun sequence genome and harbors:
- the LOC137847002 gene encoding maestro heat-like repeat-containing protein family member 6 isoform X2 gives rise to the protein MAARGCGQPEGRRSRQRKGAAWCHAQGTEGPCFLLQAQLPQDEHLDRHLGACPPHPALSCQGSQELRGDGHAAGSAHLSRLWSFQMMHPTEHVLSNLRDPKKLLTLLSLNSLPILWLVLRALVMLSETSQMVTDVQVLLPEVMETLQYENTHINMKALTIFKNVIRHLEKKEASPIALTLAGRLLPLFNDVSSEVRECSMLLFKDLMESVLWWKKGEMKKTVHRAIIPLLFRMSDNTESVAKVSAVILLACAKFLKWKQLEQLAQTEDIWKIGEYLLKQKRSRVEGYLQQSLPYLWDDQTSLRQMAVKFVVLRMQCDTHPSIRILAAGTIEILQRQVQQQPASRWARLKALRCWP
- the LOC137847002 gene encoding maestro heat-like repeat-containing protein family member 6 isoform X1, with product MAARGCGQPEGRRSRQRKGAAWCHAQGTEGPCFLLQAQLPQDEHLDRHLGACPPHPALSCQGSQELRGDGHAAGSAHLSRLWSFQMMHPTEHVLSNLRDPKKLLTLLSLNSLPILWLVLRALVMLSETSQMVTDVQVLLPEVMETLQYENTHINMKALTIFKNVIRHLEKKEASPIALTLAGRLLPLFNDVSSEVRECSMLLFKDLMESVLWWKKGEMKKTVHRAIIPLLFRMSDNTESVAKVSAVILLACAKFLKWKQLEQLAQTEDIWKIGEYLLKQKRSRVEGYLQQSLPYLWDDQTSLRQMAVKFVAFAAMHSRDLDKEDLHVIITFLRMQCDTHPSIRILAAGTIEILQRQVQQQPASRWARLKALRCWP